Proteins encoded in a region of the Plodia interpunctella isolate USDA-ARS_2022_Savannah chromosome 27, ilPloInte3.2, whole genome shotgun sequence genome:
- the LOC128681438 gene encoding uncharacterized protein LOC128681438 isoform X7 — MANYKASKKGELVAIYRLEFYKNQKKWKFCKNDKKIKKHISSKQKLNETYQVEDESPPVDAPAPLDDAFLETDSDENVKETPKAEPRSRRRWSTILDLKIEPDDYENEDWAIPVKPAVRGCWQPSVERPRSYEDQCEGAGGTGGGEGFTAAHWGDLDQVSQVYASELSVTPGQYSRLPVFAGWVAADTHTAPVKESNILNNILQNVGQKTARNNVAETLRRHIENIGQNVGRPGPELAHMNQSLGRNLYDHTRMGNLRLNLTQNLEQLGYYEHDFKQNIDRTERHYVQNLASFGQNGNGLVGQNGDFGQNEYVGKNMDSFEQNVKFDLEQCEEVLECEDMEWEERAGAGAGAGGWLQGPLAHFYSEPALGEALSAPPCACDVSFSSGDSAAFMRGAHARAHSSELDLVKDTKVKTDVARAACGCACACACALRSSLPQQSTRALRAALRAHAHAARNLLAELRKRAHDYNTQPCPRPPSPDASVPTRDEPPPPHSPPPPHNPPPPPPPHLTDTHPLPGRGRGRRLTTK; from the exons ATGGCCAACTACAAGGCGTCCAAAAAAGGCGAGCTCGTCGCCATCTACCGGCTGGAGTTCTACAAAAACCAGAAGAAATGGAAGTTCTGCAAAaatgataagaaaataaagaaacacatTTCATCCAA ACAGAAGCTGAACGAGACCTATCAGGTGGAGGATGAGTCACCGCCCGTGGACGCGCCCGCGCCGCTCGACGACGCCTTCCTCGAGACAGACTCTG ACGAGAACGTGAAGGAGACCCCGAAGGCGGAGCCCCGCTCGCGCCGCCGCTGGAGCACCATCCTCGATCTCAAGATAGAACCAGACGACTATG AGAATGAAGACTGGGCGATCCCTGTGAAGCCGGCGGTGCGCGGCTGCTGGCAGCCGAGCGTGGAGCGCCCGCGCAGCTACGAGGACCAGTGCGAGGGGGCCGGGGGCACTGGGGGAGGGGAAGGGTTCACCGCCGCACACTGGGGGGACCTCGACCAGGTCAGTCAG GTGTATGCATCAGAGCTGAGTGTGACCCCCGGGCAGTACTCCCGCCTGCCCGTGTTCGCGGGCTGGGTGGCGGCAGACACACACACAGCGCCCGTGAAGGAGTCCAACATACTGAACAATATTCTCCAAAACGTGGGCCAAAAAACAGCAAGAAACAACGTGGCGGAAACCCTGAGGCGACACATTGAAAATATCGGGCAAAATGTCGGGCGACCCGGGCCCGAGCTGGCCCACATGAACCAGAGCTTGGGCAGGAATCTCTACGATCACACGCGGATGGGAAATTTGAGACTCAATCTCACTCAAAATTTAGAGCAATTGGGATATTATGAGCATGATTTCAAGCAAAACATCGACCGCACCGAAAGGCACTATGTGCAAAATTTGGCAAGTTTCGGGCAAAACGGTAATGGTCTTGTTGGGCAAAATGGTGACTTCGGGCAAAATGAATATGTGGGTAAAAATATGGACAGTTTTGAGCAAAACGTGAAGTTCGACTTAGAGCAATGTGAGGAAGTGCTGGAATgcgaggatatggagtgggaGGAgagggcgggggcgggggcgggggcggggggcTGGCTGCAGGGACCGCTTGCGCATTTCTATTCG GAGCCGGCTCTGGGCGAGGCTCTGTCCGCGCCGCCGTGCGCGTGCGACGTGTCGTTCTCGTCCGGAGACAGCGCCGCCTTCATGCGCGGTGCGCATGCGCGTGCGCACAGCTCTGAGCTCGACCTCGTTAAGGATACTA AAGTAAAGACCGATGTTGCCCGTGCAGCGTGCGGAtgcgcgtgcgcgtgcgcgtgcgcgcTGCGGTCGTCGCTGCCGCAGCAGTCGACGCGCGCGCTGCGCGCCGCACTgcgcgcgcacgcgcacgcggCACGCAACTTGCTCGCAGAGTTACGCAAGCGAGCACACGACTACAACACACAG CCGTGTCCCCGGCCGCCGTCCCCCGACGCGTCGGTGCCGACGCGGGACGAGCCCCCGCCCCCGCACTCGCCCCCTCCCCCTCACAATCCCCCGCCCCCGCCACCGCCGCACCTCACCGACACACACCCTCTGCCCGGGAGGGGGCGCGGTCGGCGGCTGACCAC AAAATAA
- the LOC128681438 gene encoding uncharacterized protein LOC128681438 isoform X4, translating into MPAPHCRRTVCQTLTYSVYIAGLHLREIKALKLTTQCSGIPVAMANYKASKKGELVAIYRLEFYKNQKKWKFCKNDKKIKKHISSKQKLNETYQVEDESPPVDAPAPLDDAFLETDSDENVKETPKAEPRSRRRWSTILDLKIEPDDYENEDWAIPVKPAVRGCWQPSVERPRSYEDQCEGAGGTGGGEGFTAAHWGDLDQVSQVYASELSVTPGQYSRLPVFAGWVAADTHTAPVKESNILNNILQNVGQKTARNNVAETLRRHIENIGQNVGRPGPELAHMNQSLGRNLYDHTRMGNLRLNLTQNLEQLGYYEHDFKQNIDRTERHYVQNLASFGQNGNGLVGQNGDFGQNEYVGKNMDSFEQNVKFDLEQCEEVLECEDMEWEERAGAGAGAGGWLQGPLAHFYSEPALGEALSAPPCACDVSFSSGDSAAFMRGAHARAHSSELDLVKDTTRAACGCACACACALRSSLPQQSTRALRAALRAHAHAARNLLAELRKRAHDYNTQPCPRPPSPDASVPTRDEPPPPHSPPPPHNPPPPPPPHLTDTHPLPGRGRGRRLTTK; encoded by the exons atgccggctccacactgtcgtcgaacagtttgccaaactttgacgtattcggtatacattgctggtctTCACTTGCGtgaaataaaagcactcaaattgactacgcaatgttcaggCATTCCCGTCG CGATGGCCAACTACAAGGCGTCCAAAAAAGGCGAGCTCGTCGCCATCTACCGGCTGGAGTTCTACAAAAACCAGAAGAAATGGAAGTTCTGCAAAaatgataagaaaataaagaaacacatTTCATCCAA ACAGAAGCTGAACGAGACCTATCAGGTGGAGGATGAGTCACCGCCCGTGGACGCGCCCGCGCCGCTCGACGACGCCTTCCTCGAGACAGACTCTG ACGAGAACGTGAAGGAGACCCCGAAGGCGGAGCCCCGCTCGCGCCGCCGCTGGAGCACCATCCTCGATCTCAAGATAGAACCAGACGACTATG AGAATGAAGACTGGGCGATCCCTGTGAAGCCGGCGGTGCGCGGCTGCTGGCAGCCGAGCGTGGAGCGCCCGCGCAGCTACGAGGACCAGTGCGAGGGGGCCGGGGGCACTGGGGGAGGGGAAGGGTTCACCGCCGCACACTGGGGGGACCTCGACCAGGTCAGTCAG GTGTATGCATCAGAGCTGAGTGTGACCCCCGGGCAGTACTCCCGCCTGCCCGTGTTCGCGGGCTGGGTGGCGGCAGACACACACACAGCGCCCGTGAAGGAGTCCAACATACTGAACAATATTCTCCAAAACGTGGGCCAAAAAACAGCAAGAAACAACGTGGCGGAAACCCTGAGGCGACACATTGAAAATATCGGGCAAAATGTCGGGCGACCCGGGCCCGAGCTGGCCCACATGAACCAGAGCTTGGGCAGGAATCTCTACGATCACACGCGGATGGGAAATTTGAGACTCAATCTCACTCAAAATTTAGAGCAATTGGGATATTATGAGCATGATTTCAAGCAAAACATCGACCGCACCGAAAGGCACTATGTGCAAAATTTGGCAAGTTTCGGGCAAAACGGTAATGGTCTTGTTGGGCAAAATGGTGACTTCGGGCAAAATGAATATGTGGGTAAAAATATGGACAGTTTTGAGCAAAACGTGAAGTTCGACTTAGAGCAATGTGAGGAAGTGCTGGAATgcgaggatatggagtgggaGGAgagggcgggggcgggggcgggggcggggggcTGGCTGCAGGGACCGCTTGCGCATTTCTATTCG GAGCCGGCTCTGGGCGAGGCTCTGTCCGCGCCGCCGTGCGCGTGCGACGTGTCGTTCTCGTCCGGAGACAGCGCCGCCTTCATGCGCGGTGCGCATGCGCGTGCGCACAGCTCTGAGCTCGACCTCGTTAAGGATACTA CCCGTGCAGCGTGCGGAtgcgcgtgcgcgtgcgcgtgcgcgcTGCGGTCGTCGCTGCCGCAGCAGTCGACGCGCGCGCTGCGCGCCGCACTgcgcgcgcacgcgcacgcggCACGCAACTTGCTCGCAGAGTTACGCAAGCGAGCACACGACTACAACACACAG CCGTGTCCCCGGCCGCCGTCCCCCGACGCGTCGGTGCCGACGCGGGACGAGCCCCCGCCCCCGCACTCGCCCCCTCCCCCTCACAATCCCCCGCCCCCGCCACCGCCGCACCTCACCGACACACACCCTCTGCCCGGGAGGGGGCGCGGTCGGCGGCTGACCAC AAAATAA